The uncultured Desulfovibrio sp. genome segment CCGTGACCACTGCGGGGCGGCCCATGCTCATTCCTTCCATAATGGAGGTCGGCGTTCCCTCGCGCCACGAAGGCAGCACAAGTACATGGGCGGCAGCCACATAGGGGCGCACATCGCGTGTTTCACCAAGGTATTCTATGCAGCCCTGTTTCTGCCACGCATCCATCTGTTCCATGCTCACGCTGCCAAGGCCTTTTTCCGGCGGGCCGAGCACCTGAAAGCGGGCGTCAGGGTACCGGGCCTTGAGCAGGCGCGCGGCTTCGGCATATTCCGGCAAGCCCTTGGCTTCAAGCAGCCGCGCCACCAGCAAAAAAACGGGTGACCCGCTCAGGCGGCCATCGGCGGAATAGTTGGGGAAAGGGCTGGGGGCAAAGCGCTTGGTATCCACTCCGGTGCCGCGCGCCGTAAGCACGCGTGCATTGCGCCCGAGGATGCCCGACTGGCGGAAAACCTGTATGTCGTCCTGATTCTGAAAAAAAACGCCTTCCGCGCCCGAAAGCGCCACGCGGTATAGCAGGCGGCCCAGAAGGTTGACGCATTTCTTGAAGAAGGAATCAGCCTCAAAGGCATAACCAAGGCCGGTGATGGTGGCATAAATGTGGGGAACCCCAGCCGCTCTTGCCGCCATGCAGCCGTAGATCACAGGCTTGATGGTGGAGGCGAAAAGCAGGTCTGGCTTTTCGTCCCTGAAAAGGCTGAACAACTCCCGCGTGGTGCGCAGGTCGCTCAGGGGGTTCAGCCCCTTCCTGTCCAGCGAATAGTGGCGCAGGCGCGCGCCCTGAGCGGCCAGTGCTGCTTCAGCATCGGCATCGCCTGGCGGGGCGCAGCAAACTACCTCGTGCCCGGCCTTGCGCATGTGCCGGATCAATACACTCCAGAAGTTGCTCATGGCTTTGGTCTGGTTACCCAGAACAATGATCTTCATGCTCGGCGCTCTCCCTTGTTCGGCGCTTGCCCTGCGGGCTTGTGTCGCATGCGCAAGCCTATAGCACTACAACCGTGTTATGAAAAGGGGAGAAGCTTTTGCATATATAGGCGGCGCAGGCCGCCGCAGCTTTACAGTCGCGCTGCTACAGGGTAAAAGAGGAATGGTTCTGCTGCCCGGGAGTATGCCTTGGCGCAGGCCGGAAATCTGAAAACAGGACGCAAAAATGAGCGCGTATTCCGATCTTACCAAGTCCATGACTGCCCAGCCTTCGCGTTGGCTTATCACCGGCGTTGCGGGTTTTATTGGCTCCAACCTGCTGGAACATCTGCTGAAACTTGGGCAGACCGTGGTTGGTCTGGACAACTTTCTTACCGGCTACCAGAAAAATCTGGACATGGTGCGAGACATCGTTGGCCCAGAAGCGTGGAGTCGGTTTACCTTCATCGAAGGCGACATTCGCGATATCGACACCTGCCACGCCGCCTGCAAGGGCGTGCAGCATGTTCTGCACGAAGCGGCCCTTGGTTCTGTGCCGCGTTCCATTGACGACCCGCTGTTGTCCAACAGCTGCAATATCACTGGCTATCTGCACATGCTTGTGGCCGCGCGCGATGCGGGCGTGAAGAGCTTTGTGTACGCCGCGTCTTCCTCCACCTACGGTGATTCGCCCGAACTGCCCAAGGTAGAAGACAAGATCGGCAG includes the following:
- a CDS encoding glycosyltransferase family 4 protein, which codes for MKIIVLGNQTKAMSNFWSVLIRHMRKAGHEVVCCAPPGDADAEAALAAQGARLRHYSLDRKGLNPLSDLRTTRELFSLFRDEKPDLLFASTIKPVIYGCMAARAAGVPHIYATITGLGYAFEADSFFKKCVNLLGRLLYRVALSGAEGVFFQNQDDIQVFRQSGILGRNARVLTARGTGVDTKRFAPSPFPNYSADGRLSGSPVFLLVARLLEAKGLPEYAEAARLLKARYPDARFQVLGPPEKGLGSVSMEQMDAWQKQGCIEYLGETRDVRPYVAAAHVLVLPSWREGTPTSIMEGMSMGRPAVVTDAPGCREVVRNGVNGYLVPVRDPQALAGAMESFITSPESIARMGQAGRELALSEFDAEKVAARILVDMRVPAIEDTL